One genomic region from uncultured Cohaesibacter sp. encodes:
- the ilvD gene encoding dihydroxy-acid dehydratase, with translation MPDYRSKTSTHGRNMAGARALWRATGVENGDFGKPIIAVVNSFTQFVPGHVHLKDLGQMVAREIEAAGGIAKEMNTIAVDDGIAMGHDGMLYSLPSREIIADSVEYMVNAHCVDAMVCISNCDKITPGMMMAAMRLNIPAVFVSGGPMEAGKAEGVDHKLDLIDAMIMGADPQVSDEQVQKVEEFACPTCGSCSGMFTANSMNCLAESLGFALPGNGTIVATHADRKELFLAAGRKAVELCKRYYKEEDESVLPRSIANFKAFENAMTLDIAMGGSTNTVLHLLAIAQEGEVDFTMGDIDRLSRIVPNVCKLAPMTQKYHVEDCNRAGGIFGILAELDRAGLIHRDCGTVHCKTLGEAIDTYDIMGAPSAEVENLYKAAPGGVRTIEAFSQASRYKELDKDRSEGCIRDKEHAYSQDGGLAVLFGNIALDGCIVKTAGVDESILKFSGPARIFESQEAAVKGIIGGKIQSGDVVIIRYEGPRGGPGMQEMLYPTSYLKSMGLGKECALITDGRFSGGTSGLSIGHASPEAAAGGAIGLIEEGDTIEIDIPNRSMNVAVSDAVLVERRAAMDAKGADGWQPAEKRERIVSRSLQAYALMATSADKGAVRDLTGLKREG, from the coding sequence ATGCCTGACTATCGTTCCAAGACTTCGACCCATGGCCGCAACATGGCTGGTGCCCGCGCGCTTTGGCGTGCGACCGGCGTTGAAAATGGAGATTTTGGCAAGCCGATCATTGCGGTGGTCAACTCTTTTACTCAGTTCGTGCCGGGGCATGTGCATCTGAAAGATCTGGGGCAGATGGTGGCGCGCGAGATCGAGGCTGCCGGTGGCATCGCCAAGGAAATGAACACCATTGCCGTGGATGATGGCATCGCCATGGGGCATGACGGCATGCTCTATTCGCTGCCGTCTCGCGAGATCATCGCCGACAGCGTGGAATATATGGTCAATGCCCATTGTGTTGACGCCATGGTCTGCATTTCCAACTGCGACAAGATCACCCCGGGCATGATGATGGCTGCCATGCGCCTCAATATTCCGGCTGTCTTTGTCTCTGGTGGCCCGATGGAAGCTGGCAAGGCGGAAGGCGTCGATCACAAGCTCGATCTCATCGATGCCATGATCATGGGTGCAGACCCTCAGGTCTCCGATGAGCAGGTGCAGAAAGTGGAAGAATTCGCCTGCCCGACTTGTGGCTCCTGCTCGGGCATGTTCACAGCCAACTCCATGAACTGTCTGGCTGAATCTCTGGGCTTTGCCTTGCCGGGCAATGGTACTATCGTGGCAACCCATGCCGATCGCAAAGAGCTGTTCCTTGCCGCTGGCCGCAAGGCAGTGGAACTGTGCAAACGCTATTACAAGGAAGAAGACGAAAGCGTTCTGCCGCGTAGCATCGCCAACTTCAAGGCGTTTGAGAATGCCATGACGCTTGATATCGCCATGGGCGGCTCCACCAACACGGTGCTGCATCTTTTGGCAATTGCGCAGGAAGGCGAAGTGGACTTCACCATGGGTGATATCGACCGCTTGTCGCGCATCGTTCCAAACGTTTGCAAACTAGCACCGATGACGCAGAAATATCATGTTGAGGATTGCAACCGCGCCGGTGGCATCTTCGGTATTCTGGCCGAGCTGGATCGCGCCGGTCTTATCCATCGTGATTGTGGCACCGTGCATTGCAAGACCCTCGGGGAAGCGATCGATACCTATGATATCATGGGCGCGCCGAGCGCAGAGGTGGAAAATCTCTACAAGGCTGCGCCGGGTGGCGTGCGCACCATTGAGGCATTCTCTCAGGCAAGCCGTTACAAGGAATTGGACAAGGATCGCTCTGAAGGCTGCATCCGAGACAAGGAACATGCCTATAGCCAGGATGGTGGCCTTGCGGTGCTTTTTGGCAACATCGCGCTGGATGGCTGCATCGTGAAAACCGCCGGTGTGGATGAAAGCATCCTTAAATTCTCCGGTCCGGCCCGCATCTTTGAAAGTCAGGAAGCTGCTGTGAAAGGCATCATCGGTGGCAAGATCCAGTCTGGTGACGTGGTTATCATTCGCTATGAAGGGCCACGTGGTGGCCCGGGCATGCAGGAAATGCTCTATCCGACCTCCTACCTCAAATCCATGGGGCTGGGCAAGGAATGTGCGCTGATCACCGATGGTCGTTTCTCGGGCGGCACCTCGGGGCTTTCCATCGGTCATGCGTCTCCGGAAGCTGCCGCCGGTGGCGCCATTGGCCTCATCGAAGAAGGGGATACCATCGAGATCGATATCCCGAACCGCTCTATGAATGTCGCTGTATCTGATGCTGTTCTGGTTGAGCGCCGTGCGGCCATGGATGCCAAGGGGGCTGATGGTTGGCAACCGGCTGAAAAGCGTGAACGCATCGTTTCCCGCTCCCTTCAGGCCTATGCACTGATGGCAACATCTGCCGACAAGGGCGCCGTGCGCGACCTGACAGGCCTTAAGCGCGAAGGGTGA